ctaggccagcagagtgaatctttaaactagtaaaaataagtaaatagatacattaataaatgaagaataaaaataaatagagcaaaaaaagaggggagagaatccacttcctcaatttaaatgcttattctaaaatgttattgattagatcctgccaggttttgaaaaagttttttgtATTGATCctataagtgagaattagattttttacaatttcaaataatataaaacatcagttacttactgacttaaaagaggtgagttaggattcttccagttgagcaagagaaGTCTACAAGCCAGTAGgtatagtaaaggcaattacagttagtttgcccttctccactttattcccatctgggagtccaccaaacacagctgttagtggattaggggggattgtgacaccaaggctgtctggaaggcatttaaagattttggtccagaatgatgttaatttggtgcaggcccaaaacatgtggcccaatgggGCTGGAACTtcattgcaacattcacaggttggatcttgcactggaaacattttggacagttttaaacgagacagatgtgctcaatatataattataagttgaataattgtatgatttgcgcatatggagctcaagtgaattctctgcattaccACTTTCCACTCCTATTCTCAGCTATTGAATGAGAGATTCTTtttccactgtactcttggatctttaaaaagggagggactgtaaaatgttttttatatattacggagatgctgtctgagtcctcatgACTGATCAATATATTTTctggaatagaggtaggtgggaggtggggaaaattgggcaggttttgtttaacaaagtttctaatttgaagatagtgaaagaaatgtgttgctggaaagttgaatttagagtgtaattgttcgtaggatgcaaagatgttgtctatgtacagatctctaagtaatttattcccaaatgttttccagacatgcGTATGTTTGACACGGTGGAATATAGTTTTTCTCATGCACagaatacttcctacattggttccatattctgagtgaagcacaattgggttgttagtatattggtgatgacttgtacTCGTATcttttaatagtaaaataaaaatggaatataaATAATTGAATATTGGAGCAATGATAAGTGAGTGCAGGTTGCTCAGGAGAACGCAGATTAGAAGTCATCTTGTTGGTAGGTAGTTAATTTTACAATatgcatttaatgtttttttttatagtagggCTCATGTAAATACATGTGACTGCATGCTTTTTTACTTCACAATAGTAAATATCACTTTAGGATAGCAATATATCACTAGAGAACACCTGATACACTTTAACTGGTATTGTATCTTTTGCATTCAGTCTCTCTTCTAAGcagatttatttaaaagtataattTATTATTGATTGCTGCATTGTAATGAACTCCAGCAGCTGCTTTGATTTGATAAGACCTTTTAAGACGTCCTAATTAAGTACAGTTTCAGAAGAGGTAGATGAATATGATGCCGTATCTTGCAGAGGTATCTGAATTCAGTGGGCTTTTACTGTCACTGTTTGTGATTCTAAAAACATACCAAGagaattaaataaacaacataCCTTTAAACTATATGAGGAAAATGGAGTCCACAGAACAGTCCATATGAATATAGGGAGACTATACGAAGTTCACACAGATGACGCTCTAGCTAGAAATTCAGCTGAACTCAACTGCATTCTGTTAGTGTGCCATCTAAGATTTTTATTGGACTGACTTAAAAGCATTACAAGGATCATACATGGACAAGTTTAGATTTCAgttacaatatataattttgaaaattatgcaagtgttgtgttttatttatattcaaaaaCTAGCAGTTTGTTCGTCAGCCATTTCACTTACGATATCAAATTTCCAAAGTACTGATACTAGCTTGGCAGATTAAAAAGACTAAATTAATTATACAAAGGCAATAACTCTTTGCAACTTTTTGTTGCTTTACCTTGTAAAATACTGCAGACTGTTTGATCAAGATCTGTCAAGAgcttttaagaatattatgtgaTTTTTGTAAGTTAAATTTTACAATTTTCCTCTTGGtgtttaatttcagtaatttaatttcaCAGTTAACCTGTGATCTCACTAAATCGTTTTAGTCCATTTGCAATTACTAGAGTTACTCTTTAATActtattgcttttcattttttgtattttttatttatttattgattttattgaagagAAAATTTAGCATTTCACCACTAAACAGAGGAAGCACTAAAATGCAGTTTAGGAATTTTGTAccatttaaatacaataaagtgtaatttaatgtttactttagaTCCGTTGAAGATCGATACAAAGCAATATGCCAAGCTGCCCGAACACGCTCAGTTTTATCCTTGGGAATCGCTTGTTATAAAAAGCTCTCTGACAAGGTAAATGGATAAAGATTCTACTAAATGAATGTATTGCACTGTTTTATTAGCAGGACCAATGTGCATTTATCTCACTTTCCCTGCAATATTGTTTTTCCTTATTAAGCATTCTTGGACCCAGGATATtcctgtaaatatttttaaagtatccCAAAATTGAAGTAACATGTCTCTTTGTATGAAACCCTCCATTCTCTGAATGTCCCTCAACTGTTTTACCATTGATTTTGTTTATAGGCACCTCATACATACCTGGTACAAATTTATAACTTGACCCTGCTGTGTATGGAAGACTATGTCATTGAACCTCAGTCAGTGCAGTTCTTGGTACAACATGGCTTTGacttcaataaacaatactctcaaGGCATTCCTTATCACAAGGGGAATGACAAGGTAAAGGCACTTCCTTTTcaatagtgttgtttttttttccattatatatatttttttcttttactctcaATTACTTGTTGTGCCTTTCAATGTCTTTGTGTAGTCTGCACATTTATCCCCAGTCTATGTGAGTTTTTGCTGTGGTTCTGCTCTCAAATTTCAGACATATTAGATAAATTGGCCTATTTTGGGTGTGCTCTTGAGTGAACCTAGCAATGAACTGATACCGTGCCTTTGACCGATTCATGCCTTGCACCAGATGCTGTTGGAATAGACTTTAGCTCTGTCTCTATATTTTCTCTCTATCACTCATTTTGGTAGTATGTTACATAGATGATATGGCGTATGGAGCTGTTTTCTTTAAGTTTCAGGTATTTCTGTTTAATGAGTATCACAGcaccatttatttatacaaaagatgtagctcaaaatgctttaaaagatgtcaaaaatagtttaaaaaaaaaaaaataattagtaataataaaaaaaaaaaaatcaatgtactTATACTGTATAAGTTAGATTATACCTAATAGAAACGAGAGGTACTTATATATAGATtcattttttaagtctctaagtATGAAGATAGGGTCAGATGTctggggaggacagaaaaaaatcaaaatgctaaaaagacttaaaaaaaaaaaaaaaaaaaatgccatctcTCACTGCCTTCCCAGACTTGTGTTGCAAGTTGCACCATTCAGCACCACATCAGTCCGGCTCCCAACAACTCGGTCAGAGTGATTCACTTCCACAGCTCCTTAGGTCGTCCACACGCTTTCCTGGGGGCTCTCCTCACAGCTGCAtgctttctgtctttctctctcactcccaCCGGAACTCTCCCTTCCTCTTGCCTGATTTTTCTCACTCCTCCCCCTTCAACCTccatttgttgtttctttttgttttttattctctcCCCATTCTCCTTCCGATCCTTGTGCCGGCTCCTCCTTATATGCCACCATGGGTGGAGCGCCTCAATCATTTGGGCCTATGGAATTAGAATATTTAGGTATGGAATTATCTGAATCTGATATTGAGGTGTATTCATGAGTATTctataatgaataaaaaagataTTTACTGGTTTTTGGGTTCATCTTACAGGTTTGGAGTAAAACTAGACTTGATTCAATAAGACTAAATGTCGATGATTAAGTAAATTCACTAAGGctgccaaaataaataaacttcatgAAAATAGTAGCCACCTTCATAAAAAAGTTCATCTTCCCCATCTTCTTGATTCAATATTTTGGGTATGCCGATAGTGACTactcaaatattaataaaatacagtactcGGGCACATTCTTAGTATTTAAAATGACTAGTTTTGGTTAATTTcgtatttctttttcattgtcttttaGGGAGGAGATTTGCAGAACCACACCATAAGAGCCCTATTTTTAGAGGTGATTCGAACCCGCAAGCCCCTGATTCTTCACAATGGCTTAATCGATCTAGTTTTCCTCTACCAGTGCTTTTATGCTCATCTGCCTGAACATTTGGGCACTTTCACTGCAGATCTTTCAGAGATATTTCCTGCTGGAGTGTTTGACACAAAATATGCATCAGAATTTGAGATGCGGTTCACTGCTTCCTACCTGGAGTATGTCTACAAAAAATGGTATGTGCTATAATTTTGCTAATGTTTCTTTAGCCTtagaaatttttcttttgtattttaagtCTTTTCTAGATTTTTGAAGACTGCTGTTTTTGTTTaaggacttgattttttttttttttttcgttattTTGTGATGCCATTTTGCAGACTCCTTGCCATATCCTGCCACCCAGAAGTCATGTCACTCGAAGTTAATGACGTGAACCTGTTTAAATTGCATCACCCTGTTTCCAAGTTTGtagatatacagtcatgtgaaaaggaCACACCTGGCAAATTGACTTTTAACAgaatatttgaacaggcaaacagtatATCTTCATGCAGTCAGATGAAGGTGATAtgcttgaacaaatgacacatgaAATTGACATGGTGTATTGACTCTCATAGTTTAAATTAACAAATGTTGATTTGTCAGATGGAAGAAATAAGAGAGTACCTACATTTACAACCATTTCAGATCTGTAAATTTAAAATCGGGTGTTCCAGTTTAGGTGCCAGTGATTAAAACCTCCATTCAAAGTATACAGGTGGAGCCTGTCTTATTTAAATCACAGATACGTAGAGTCTGATGTTGTCCTTGGTATTGGCTTGCGTGAAGATCAAAAGAACTCTCCAAAGCCCTCAAAGGTTGTGGATGCCTGTGAGTCTGGGAAGGAATTTAAAAAGACTGCCAAGTTATTTGAAATCCGTCATTCTACTGTAAGGAAAATCAATTACAAGTGGTGTAGATTTCAAACTACTTCCAATTGGTTCAGGGCTGGCCAGCCAGGCAAGATCAGTCCATGAGCTGACCATTTAatactaaaagaagtctccaagaacccTAAAATTTTATTGTGGGTTCTGCGGGTAATTTGCAGCAGATGGTGTCCAATGTGCATGTATCTACAATCAGATAGTCTGTACCGATTTGACCTGCATGTGAGGTGCGCCAGGAAAAAGTCTGTCTtgtacgaaaaaaaaaaaaaaaaaactacagtatgGCATTGAACATGTAGCAGCGACCAGGCCTTTAAGAACAATGCACTATGAACCGTTGAATCAAAAATAGTTTGGTACAAACCAAAGACAACTGTTCAGGAGAACCTCGTAACAGCTGTGAAACACGCTGGTGGGAATGTTATgatttggggttgctttgctgcctcagggccTGTACAGCTTGCGGTCATCGAGTCAAATATGAATTCTACACCATATCAAAGTATACCTGTGTGAGACATTCCATAAAAGGAGGAGTGGTCAAAAATGTTACCATGTCAAATGTTTGCGTAATAAGTGGGCTGTTATTGCCAAAGGTCTTGGAACActcctccaaatcattgaattctaGTGTTCCAATCatttccatggccacaggtgtattaAGTACCTAGGCATTACAATCTGCTTCTGCAAACATTTATGAAAGAATAGGtcactctcaggagctcagtgaattcaaagGTGGTACCGTGGTAGGATACCACCTGTGCAgtaagtccatttgtgaaatttccttgctactaaatattccacagtcaactgttagtggtattataccagaatggaagcaattgggaacagcaactcagccatgaagtggtaggccatgtaaaatcacagagtggggacagcgcatgctgaggcgcacaagtcgccaactttctgcagagtccatagctacagacctccaaaagctcaacaACAGTGCGTAGaaagcttcatggaatgggtttccatggccaagcagctgcattcaagccttacatcaccaagtgtaatgcaaagcgtcggatgcagtggtgtaaagcacaccgccactggactctagagcagcgGAGAAGTGTCCACTGGATTGACAAATCAGGCTTCTCTGTCTGGCAGTCCtgatggacgagtctgggtttggtggcTGCCAGGAGAatggtacttgcctgactgcattgtttcatgagtaaagtttggtggaggggggattatggtgtggggttgtttttcaggggttgggcttggcccatTAGTTCCAGTGAAAGTAATTCTTAGTGCTTCAGCAAACAAAGCCATTTTGGCCAATTTCATGGTctcaactttgtgggaacagtttggggatggccccttcctgttccaatATGACTACACACCAGTGCAcaaaagcaaggtctataaagaaatggatgagcgagtttcgtgtggaggaacttgactggcctgcacagagccctgacctcaaccagatagaacacctttgggatgaattagagtggagactgtgagccaggccttctcatccaacatcagtgcctgacctcacaaatgctctcctggaagaatggtgaaaaagtcccataaacacactcctaaaccttgtggaaagccttcccagaagagttgaaggtgttatagctgcaaagggtgggccagcTCCATACTAAAGCCtttgtattaagaatgggatgtcattaaagttcatatgTGTGTgaaggcaggcgtcccaatacttttggcaaaataatgtatatttgCAAGAAGGtctactgtttgcctgttcaGATATGTTAAAGTCAACAGTTTCCAGGGGGTGTACATACTTATTCACATGACTGTATCTTAGgcttttgtttgtctttgttcTTAGATTCAGAATTATActtttttgcttgattttttttttttttttctctgagtttgatttttgttttacatatttggTTTGATAATCTACCTTCTGTCCTTTTGGTTTTCACTCCTGCTTATGTGTTCATTTGCTGAATTGCTTTTGCATCTAGGTAGAAAAGTAAGAACTCCTAGATTTATTGTGAGATCGCTCCTGTCCTACAGGAAAACTCCATCTAGATTTACTAcacttttcatttcattataaggaaataatttaatatgcaaattCCAAGTAGCagaaaataattatgaaaagaataagtaatactttttgtttttatttcattttgtttaaatacaacaataataaatggtATGAACAATAAGTACATGCTTGAAACCCTTTCATATCTCTACTCACCATTTCTCAAGATTCTTTTCAACTATTAGGGCAAGGTAGTTGCCCACTTGATGGCAtgacaaacaatataaaatattaacatttgttGATTTTAAGTTGTGGGTTATTTCTTTATGTAGATTTTATagttgaaaatatttttacaaaagaaAGAATTGTGCATAGGAagacattttaataatgaaatggaTCTTGGTGTGCTTCTATAATATTTTTGAACATGTTTAGCTCATGGCCAAAACCAAGAATGTCAATATATTTCACAAACCTCTGTAATGGACTGGAACAACTGCCAAGGCTGGCTCCTGGTTTTGCTCACTAAGTTTATAGGATAGTCAATGACTTCAAGGAATTTCTATGGGTAAGCtgacttactgtatttatataaaaaaattaaaaaattaatgaaaggatgaataaagaaatcaaaatataaCGGGAGTCTGTTTCACAAACATGGCTGTAGATATTTTCGTTCTTAATTGAACTTTGCAGAATTTTAACTTCCTGTTTATAAAAGGTTTACTTTCTGTATATTGTCAGCAAGCGAGAAAACTGCAAATTAGCAAGTTTGGGTGGATCCAAGCCATACCTGTCTCTGGAGTTCTGCAGTTACACTGAGAGACAGCTGTCTTATGTTGACTTTCGACACTGCACTGAGGAGCACGAGGAGAATAAAAAGGGAGAGGGGGCATCACCTGCTGTCTGTCCAAGATTCTCGGTAAAAATGCTGCTACTTTATTTTCTGATACCAGAATGTTCTTAAACGTTTGCATGGGGTGGGGCTATTTTAAAAGGCATCctactatatattatttatttactgtttattgaCTTCTCTAACAATTGCAAATCATTTCAGGCCAGTATATTGAGAAACATCCAGATAAGACTTTTCCTCActttttaagttcccaattaaagatgatgtattatgtccaaaattgtattgaagaatttcattacaaagggttatcaacagtaaaaatgagtacacgggcgatcctagcaccgagaaatgaagtcaaatgaattaatggcaAAAATGTCGATCAGTCACACggtaaattggttaaatgcatatcaatagactgtgctaaaacagttggtggtgatcatgtggaagataaaaacataaacttacaatatcccggagaatatctacaaccgttaacactgtccagtcttcctccgcacgaattactgtagaaagaaggatgtatccaagaaaggtaatgtagtacatcttcaggggattacattagacaacaaaggagatcttgatctgccagtcgtattaaaacgttaacagtttcccgttagaatagcttttgcaaagacaattaacaaatcacagagacaaacattcgaaaaagtcgttttagttaatagagagaaagaaacgaaattcagtcacgggcagttatacgttgcgtattacagtaaaagtgcaagtttaaaaagaatttgtgtgttactttcaaagccaaacagaatgaaattgtattacgcaacaaataactctaacgcaacataaaacataatttacttttaaattattatgttttactattttttaatatggtatattttactcactgtaatgtaaaatagttctattatgcatatgtaacaattcccatgaaaatagcaatctgtttaaattgtacatccgcatccccatatgtcagcggcagaaccgcaaagaggctcgcgtgtagcgcaggcccgggggttggcgagtgtacgtgtgcgtggttgaatatggttgagaggagggtgtgacttgaaaaaatctcttggccaaAGTCTCAactcaaaggacttgaaaaaatcttccaaaaagtcttttttattataacagattAATTTAGGTGAACTGTTCCTATAGCTGGAGAATCCAAAATGAGTTCAAAGAGTGTAAGTGTGTGACTTTTCAAAGATGGGCACTAAAATGAATGTTGTGTCTTTTGATTTTTACAACTGTGTGCCATCTCTCCCAAGAGAATGCACTCTGAATTTGAACCTTCGCCCATCTATTTTAAGTGTGCGTGCCTGTACCCACATAGCTGTGGTTCATTTACTGTCGCCACACTCAGTTGTGGCTTGCTTGCTATTTAAAAGCCCAATTAGgacaaaatgaaattgaaaatattaaaatggattGCTGTTCACATTTGTGAACCAGAGGACGCTCCTTAGCGTATGAAATTCATGTTCAGTGCAGTGAGTCTGTGAGTAAGAAAGGAGTTCATCAGGAACTGTGACGGAGTACCCTCCTTGCCTACTACCAGCTGGGGCCACTGCCTTTCTTGTAGACAGGTTGGGCACGTGTCACAAGCTGTCCGTATCACTGTCTGTTCAACAAGTTGGTAGAAGTAGATGTGccatgaaggaaaaaaagaaaatggcaggcTGGATGAACATTGTGGGTTAACTGCTTATTGTCTTCTTTATCAAAGTGTGTTGTTCTCCGTCACCGGACCCCTTTGCCCTCATTCAAGTGTTTTTGACTGTATatcctgttttacttttttttggacTTTCAGGCCTATGGGTGGTGTCCCAGTGGAGTGGCTTGCAGCTTATCGCATAACACAGACTTGATTATTGAAGAAGATGAAAAGAATATGGAagtcaggaggaagaaaaagaagaaaaagtggaAACGTAAAGGCACGTGCAGCGAGTGTCCTGATGTGTTGGAAGGTGCTCCACCATTTAAACAGGTCTGTGTTTTGGACCCTGAACCAGTGAACGAGGCCAAGCAAGCTGAGAATGGTCAGCCTGGAGAGGAGCCAATGAAGGAGCAAAATGTTAACATGGAGGAACCTGCTGAAGAAGAACCGCCACACGAGGCTGAAGGTCAGACAGTTTCGAAAACCAGTCATGAAGGAAAGgccaaaacagcagaaaaaatcCAGAGCATCACAAACAAACAAAGTGAGAGCGGGACACACCGAGCTGGATTTGATGCTTTTATGACAGGCTACATCTTTGCTTACATGGTCAGCAT
This genomic interval from Erpetoichthys calabaricus chromosome 10, fErpCal1.3, whole genome shotgun sequence contains the following:
- the toe1 gene encoding target of EGR1 protein 1, which translates into the protein MSSMSVPVIDVQNNNFKELWPALTLAIKTSTFIAVDTELSGLGSRKALLAQSVEDRYKAICQAARTRSVLSLGIACYKKLSDKAPHTYLVQIYNLTLLCMEDYVIEPQSVQFLVQHGFDFNKQYSQGIPYHKGNDKGGDLQNHTIRALFLEVIRTRKPLILHNGLIDLVFLYQCFYAHLPEHLGTFTADLSEIFPAGVFDTKYASEFEMRFTASYLEYVYKKCKRENCKLASLGGSKPYLSLEFCSYTERQLSYVDFRHCTEEHEENKKGEGASPAVCPRFSAYGWCPSGVACSLSHNTDLIIEEDEKNMEVRRKKKKKKWKRKGTCSECPDVLEGAPPFKQVCVLDPEPVNEAKQAENGQPGEEPMKEQNVNMEEPAEEEPPHEAEGQTVSKTSHEGKAKTAEKIQSITNKQSESGTHRAGFDAFMTGYIFAYMVSIQEGAELDTKVEDCLPDCLNKLYLSGKSVPLQIVKSTYSNSSKAHTQKIKLVWS